The genomic interval TTTGTGTTTATTTCAAGCGCTTCATCAGTAGAATGAACACAGTAACCGTCAACATAGTCATCAACAATTGAAACAACCTCTTTCAAACCATGCCCATAAGCATTTGACTTTACAACAGGGAAAAATTTAGAATTAGGCGCGAACGACTTTAAAAACCTTATATTATTTAAAAAAGCCTTTTTGCTTAGATAAATAGTTGACGAAGTTAACTTCAAATTACACCCCTTCTTTTTGCCTTAGTTTTCTGATATCTTCGTATTTACCAACAACAACAAAATTGTCCCCCTCATGAAGCACAGTTTCTGCATTGGGGATAAATGTATTTTTGCCTCTCTTAATTATCAAAACCTCAAGATTATAGTTATTCCTTATTGCAAGGTCTTTTAAACTCCTGTTTACAAAAGAATCAGGGACTTTTAACTCCATCAATCTCATCCCTTCCCCTAAATTCAATCCCTTTGTTACATCTTTATACTTTTTTCTTGTAATAACAGCCAAAGCCAATTCCCTCTTCTTAATCTCAAAATTGTAGAGGTTGATTATGTCATGGACAAAAACAATACCCCTGTACTCCATAGATTCACTATCCTTAACAACAGGGATTTCTTCAATTGAATGCCTTCCTTCAATATCCATAGCATCCTGGAGATTGGAATCTTCTGTAAGATACACAGGGTCTTCTGCTATATCCTCTGCTATAACAAGTTCTGCTAAAGCCTCTTTTTCGTAAAAAACAGATTTAATATTATTTAAAGTTAGAATTCCAACCAATTTATTTGATGGGCTTAAAACGGGGAAAACACTTTGATTTGTGGAAAGAACAGTGTCAATAATATACTTTAAATTGTGGTTAATGTAAAAGAAAACACCTTCCTTTATAACAGAGTCTATTTTTACCTGCTTCAAGATTGACTCTTCCCTACCTTCTACAAGCTCAATTCCTTTAAGTTTAAGTTTTAATGTATAAATTGATTCCTTCTTTATTGCAGTTGCTATTAAGGTTGAAATAATACAGGTAAACATTAAAGGTGCAATAACCATATAATTCTGGGTAAGTTCAAAAATAATTATTATAGCCGTAATTGGTGCCTGGGTGGTGGCAGCAACAACAGCCCCCATTCCAACAAGGGCATAAGCACCAGCAGATGCTGCCTGTGGGAAAAGACTGTGAGTTATAACCCCTACTGCACCACCTGTTGCTGCTCCCAAAAAAAGTGAAGGGGCAAAAACACCACCTGATCCACCGGAGCCTAAGGTTATTGAGGTGGCTATAATTTTCATTGGAATCATAAGCAACAAAATGTACAAAGGCCATTGATTGTGCAGAGCACCGTTTATTGATTCATAACCTACCCCGTAAATATAGGGAAAGTAAACCCCTATAAGTCCCACAATAAAACCGCCTATCATTGGCTGGACATACTCAGGGATAGGTGATTTTTCAAACCAATCTTCCAAATAATACAATGTAACAATAAAAGAAACTGCTATCAATCCTGCAACAATACCTAAAAAAGTATAGGGCAACAATTCAAAAGGTGTATTTAAAGAGTAAGGAGGAACCACAAAAGCTACAAGGTTACCTTCAAAATGCCTTGCGACAATTGTTGAAATAACAGAGGATATAATAATAGGGCTTAAAGCCGCAACACCAAAGTCTCCCAATATTATTTCAACGGAAAACAATGCCCCTGCAATAGGAGCGTTAAAGGCAGCGGCAATGCCCCCTGCTGCACCACAGGCAACAAGCGTTTGAATATCCCTTCTATCAAGATTAAAGTATTGGCCAACAGTTGAACCTAAAGATGCACCAATTTGAACAATAGGGCCTTCCCTTCCTACCGAGCCGCCAGAACCTATTGAAATTGCCGAAGCAATTGCCTTTACAAATGCAACCCTTGGCCTTATCTTGCCATCCTTCATTAACATTGCAAGCATAACCTCAGGCACACCGTGCCCCTTTGCCTCTTTCGCAAAAAAGTAAATAATTGGGCCTACAATCAAACCGCCAATAGCAGGGGCAAGGATTTTTCTATATGTTGGGATTGTATGCAAAACCTCAAGGAAGTTTTCGTATCCACTAAAAGAAAGTGTTGTTATAAACCTGATTAATTGCCTTACACCAACTGCTCCTAACCCTGCACAGACTCCAACAATTACCGATAAAATTATGAGAAGTATTTGCTTGTTGGAAAATCTTGCGATTATCCCTTTCATTACTCTCCTTTAAAGTAAGTTGAATACCAGTTTTCAGGGTCTTTTCTAAACTCGTTTATAATATCTGCATCTCTTTGAGAGAGATAGTTTTTTTCAACAGCGTGTTGTAACAGAGATTCTATATTTTCAAGGGATTGATAACTTAACCCCACAGACTTAAAGTTATCATCAGCCTTTTTAAACTGATAACTGAATATTGAAAAAACACCAACAACCTCTGCACCCTCTTCCCTGAGGTTTTTGACAACCTGCACAGAGGATTTCCCTGTTGAAATTAAGTCTTCAATTACAATAACCCTTGAACCCTTTTCAAGCCTTCCTTCAACTGATTTGCCCTTTCCATGTTCCTTCTTTTGAGCCCTCACATAAACCATAGGAAGGGAGAGTTTTTCTGAAATCCATGCAGCAAAAGGGATAGCTGATGTTGCAGTCCCTGCAATTACATTAAACTCAAGGCCTGAATTGGTAATCTTTTCAATAAATGCATCAACAACCTTCCTTCTTTCATCAACATAGGAAATAAAAAGCCTATTATCACAATAAATTGGAGACTTGATTCCCGAAACCCAGGTAAAAGGCGGGTCTAAAGATAGAGAAACAGCCTTAATCTTCAACAAACTTTCTGCAATACTAACCTTTCCCATAGTAATCTTCTAACTCCTTTACATTTATTTTATACTGCTCAATCTTTTTATACATATTGCTTCTCGGCACCCCAATAACCTCTGCTGTTTTTGATATGTTAAAGTTGTTTTCTTTCAACTTTTCAATTATAAAATATTTTTCTGCCATTTCCCTTACCTCTTTTAATGTTTTTGCTTTTAAAAGGTTGGGCTGTTTTAACTCGGGAACCTTTTTAGCCTCTGATAGAGGAAGATTGTCTAAACTAATTGAACCCGTTAAAACCTTTTCAACATCATCCTTGTTTATAACAGGCTTCTGACAGAGAATTACAATTTTTTCTATCTTATTTTTCAACTCTCTTATATTGCCCCTGTATTCAAAACTCTTTAAATATTCAAGTGCATCCTTTTCAAACACAACATTGTCAAGCCTATTTTCTTTCGCCACAATACCTGCAAAATGCTCAGCAAGGAGAGGAATATCGTCCTTTCTCTCCCTTAAAGGGGGCATCTCAATTTCTATAACATTAATTCTATAAAACAAGTCTTCCCTGAAATTCCCTTTCTCTATTTCTTTTTTCAAATCCTTGTTTGTTGCCGATATTACCCTTACATTTACAGGAACAGGATTGTTTGAGCCTATAGCATAAATTATTTTCTCCTGCAAAGCCCTTAAAACCTTTGCCTGGGTTTTGAAACTCATATCTCCAATTTCATCTAAAAATAGAGTTCCATTGTGTGCGGCAACAAACTTACCCTCTTTATCATCAATTGCACCTGTAAAAGAGCCCTTTACATGCCCGAATAATTCACTTTCAATTAACTCTTCAGGGATTGCGGCACAGTTAACCTCAACAAAATTTCCCTTCCTTCCGCTTTTCTCGTGGATATACCTTGCAATCATCTCCTTACCTGTTCCTGTCTCTCCAGTGATTAAAACAGGTGCACTTGTTTTTGCAACCCTCTCTGCAATAGCAAGCACTTTCCTAAAAGCCTCGCTTTCTCCTATTAGGAAAAAGTTATTATTATTTTCAAGATTATCAGTTTTTTTAATGGATTGTATTGCATTTTTTACTGCAATCAGTATCTGCTCAGCACCAAGAGGCTTTTCAAGAAAATCAAAAGCGCCTTTTTGTACAGCTTCAACTGCTGTCTTTATATCCCCATGGCCTGAAATAATAATTACAGGGTTTGTAAAATCATTTTCTATAAGTTTTTCTAAAACCTCTAACCCATCCATAACAGGCATCTTTATATCAAGGAGAACAACATCTGGATTGTCGTTTAACGCTATCTTTAATCCGTCATAACCGCGGGTGGCCTTTAAAACAGAATATCCTTCAAGCGCCAGGATATTTGCTATAGACTCAACAATGTCTTTTTCATCGTCAATAATTAAAACTCTTTCAGCCATGCCTCAATTATAACAGTAAAAAATTTAGTTTAAAACTAAAGACAACAAAAAACCCCGCATAAAGCGGGGTCAACGAAATATCTTTTTTTGTTTAATCTGTTTCAGGGGTATAGGTTCTTTCCCCCAATTCCCTGTCAAGCATAAACAAACCGTGTTTGCTATCACCAATTAATTCAAGCCTGTGTATTATATCTCTGTCGTTTTCCTCTTCCTCTACCTGTTCATCAATAAACCACTGTAAAAAGTTCATTGTCGGTCTGTCTTTTAATTCCTCTGCAAGATCAACAAGTTCATTAATGCACTTTGTGATAAACTGCTCGTGTTTTAATGTCTCTTTAAAAGCGTGCAACGGTGAATCCCACTTTGACGGAGGCTCTTTAATTGCCATCAACTTTATATCGCCCCCCCTTGTTTGAATATAGTTATAAAACTTCATTGCATGCTCTGTCTCCTCTTTGTACTGAACCATCATCCAGTTTGCAAAGCCTTTAAGACCAATTGAATCAAACCATGCAGACATAGAGAGATAGAGGTAAGCCGAGAACAATTCCTCATTTAATTGCTTATTTAAAGCTTCTTCCATTTTTTTGTCAAACATTTTTTCCTCCTTTTCTTTTTATAAATTAAATATATCACTTTTTCATAAATAATTCAAATTATTATTTAATAATTTTTTTTATTTAGACAACCCCCCGTCTAAATGCACATCCATTTGAGGAAATGGAATTGAAATCCCATTTTTATCAAACTCTATTTTCACATTTTCAAGAAGGTAAAAGTAGACATCCCAGTAATCAGCAGGATCAACCCATGCCCTAAGCTCAAGGTTTACAGAGCTATCCCCAAGCTCAATAACAAAAACCTCAGTCTTAGGCTCCTTTAAAATCTTTTCATTTTTCGATGCCACATCAAGCATAATCTTTTTTGCCTTTTTTATGTCGTCTGAGTAACCTATTCCAAATGTAGCGTCAACCCGCCTAATCTTTTCCTTTGTAAAATTAACAATAGAGGAGGTGGTTATTACATTGTTTGGAACGGTTATAACTTTGTTATCAAGGGTTTTTAATGTTGTATAGAAAAAACCTATATCCTGGACGATTCCGCTTGCAGAACCTAAATCAATAAAGTCTCCAATTGTAAACGGCCTGAAAATAACAAGTTGAATCCCTGATGCTATTTGAGAAAGGGAATCCTTCAACGCAAGGCCAATTCCTAAACCTACAGCTCCTATCAAAGCAAGCAGAGAGTTTATGTTAAAGCCCAGTCCAGTCAAAACTGAAAGAAGCACTACAAAAATAAGGGTGTAGTAAACAAGCTTTCTCACAAGATTTATAACAGCGGGATCAACATTTCTCTTTTTCATAATTGAAGCAACAACTTTACTTACCTTTGCACTTAAATAAAAGCCAACTATAAGAAATATCAAATACTTTAAAATAACTCCCCAGTTAGCTTGAAGCCAGAGAGAAACACTATTGTATAATTTCGCAAAATCCATAAACACCTCTTTTTATGAAATTCTTGAGATTATTTTACCACGGGAAGTTAAAAATTGAAATTGAAGCCTAAGTTAAAAACATTCCTTGCTTTTTTTCTCGCATTGTCTTCTCTTAAATAATTTATATTAAATTTGGTGTGTGAATTTAATTTAAATTTAACACCTACATATAGCCTGTTTCTACAAAACTTATTATCCACTGAGGAAAATTGAGGTTCTTCAAAAACATACGGATTAAAGGCAAAATTTTTTACTTTCATTTTCTTTGATACACCAAATAAAAGGCGTAGCCTGTACCTGTCCTTCCCCCTTGAGCTTTTAAAATGCCTTCTCTCAAGCCTTACCCTTGTCACAAAATAGAAACTCTCCTCAATTGAAAAATTCCTTTTCACATCAACAAAAAACCTTTCCTCAACCTTTCCAGTTTTATCTTCCTGTTTGTAATTTAAGGAAATAGAGTACTTGCCCACCTTTTTACCAAATCCAAAAACCCAGTTTCTCGTGTTCAGTTTATTGAAATAATGTTCCTGATATTTGTGCTGCTCTGAAAAATTAAGAAAATAACCTGATTTTAAAGAGTATATTATTTTATTTGTAAACCATTGTTGATTTGTTGACCCTGTGCTTGCAAACAAAAGCACAGGGAAAAAGAAAATTATCAATAAAATATAAAAATTTTTAAACCACTTCATATTTTTAATGCCTATGATTATTATGGTTTTTTATTAAAGACTTGTCATCTTTCCTATTAAACTCGCTCTGTAATGTAACATGGGTTATACCAAAATTTGAATTAAGAAATTTTTCCATTTTTTCAATCTCCTTAGTTGCTTTTTCCAGAGATATATTTTCCTTGAAATCAACATGCGCTTCAAGAAAAACCTCATGGTCGCTCAATCTCCATAGATGCAAATGGTGTACATTATCCACAAATTCAAAATCCTCAAGACCTTTTTTTACATCTTCAATTTTAATATTTTCTGGTGCAAATTGCATTAAAACTTCTATAGTTTCTTTAACAAGAGCAAAAGATTCTTTTCCAAGATATACTGCAATTACAATTGAAATTATCGGGTCAACATAGTACAAATTCCATTGAAGCATTACAAGGCCGCCTACAAAAACAGCAACTGAAGTCATAACATCGGTTAGAAGGTGCAAATAGGCAGATTTAATATTCATATTATTAGATGCATCTTTCTTTATAATCAATACACTTAAAAAATTGAGAATTATGCTTAAAAGAGCAAGGTAAATAACAATTAAAGACTTTACCTCTTCAGGCTTTATCAATTTTAAAACAGCGTGATACAAAAGGGAAATTGCTATTCCAACCAATACCGCAGAGTTAAAGAGAGCTGCAATTATCTCCGCCCTTCTATAACCAAAGGTTTTTCTTTCATCAGGGTCTTTTCCTGCAAGGTGGTTTGCCACCCAGCTAACAATTAAAGCCACAACATCGGAGAAATTGTGCATTGCATCACTTAAAAGAGAGAGGGAGTTTGAGTACAAAGCCCCTATCACCTGCGCAACAGTTATGAAAATATTGATCAAAATTGTGATAAAAAGCCTAAAACCGCTCAATTTATGTTCATGGTGGTGATGGTGAGCCATATCTATTTACCTTCTCCTTTCTCAAAATCAAACACACTCTTTTTAATCAAAAACCACTTGTCTCAAATTTTAAAGCAAACAATTAAAATTCTCCCGACACGCTTCCTTTAAAGTAAAACCTTTATTAAAAGTTTAACCGCCACTCCTAAAAGAATAATTCCAAACATCTGCTTAATCCAGCGCGCTTTCATTTTTTCCTTCATTACCTTTGCTCCTATTTGAGAAGCAATTATAACAGCTATTGAAGTTGCAATCATTAAAGGCCAGTTAAAATGCCCCTCTGCAATATGCCCTGCAAAACCTGAAAAAGAGCTAAAAATAACAACAAAAGCACTTGTTGCCGCAGCTTCCTTTGTTTTATACCCCATTGCAAGCATCATTGGCACAAACAAAAAACCACCGCCTACTCCTAA from Thermotomaculum hydrothermale carries:
- a CDS encoding cation diffusion facilitator family transporter, coding for MAHHHHHEHKLSGFRLFITILINIFITVAQVIGALYSNSLSLLSDAMHNFSDVVALIVSWVANHLAGKDPDERKTFGYRRAEIIAALFNSAVLVGIAISLLYHAVLKLIKPEEVKSLIVIYLALLSIILNFLSVLIIKKDASNNMNIKSAYLHLLTDVMTSVAVFVGGLVMLQWNLYYVDPIISIVIAVYLGKESFALVKETIEVLMQFAPENIKIEDVKKGLEDFEFVDNVHHLHLWRLSDHEVFLEAHVDFKENISLEKATKEIEKMEKFLNSNFGITHVTLQSEFNRKDDKSLIKNHNNHRH
- a CDS encoding ferritin, which translates into the protein MFDKKMEEALNKQLNEELFSAYLYLSMSAWFDSIGLKGFANWMMVQYKEETEHAMKFYNYIQTRGGDIKLMAIKEPPSKWDSPLHAFKETLKHEQFITKCINELVDLAEELKDRPTMNFLQWFIDEQVEEEENDRDIIHRLELIGDSKHGLFMLDRELGERTYTPETD
- a CDS encoding DUF2490 domain-containing protein, translated to MKWFKNFYILLIIFFFPVLLFASTGSTNQQWFTNKIIYSLKSGYFLNFSEQHKYQEHYFNKLNTRNWVFGFGKKVGKYSISLNYKQEDKTGKVEERFFVDVKRNFSIEESFYFVTRVRLERRHFKSSRGKDRYRLRLLFGVSKKMKVKNFAFNPYVFEEPQFSSVDNKFCRNRLYVGVKFKLNSHTKFNINYLREDNARKKARNVFNLGFNFNF
- the pyrE gene encoding orotate phosphoribosyltransferase: MGKVSIAESLLKIKAVSLSLDPPFTWVSGIKSPIYCDNRLFISYVDERRKVVDAFIEKITNSGLEFNVIAGTATSAIPFAAWISEKLSLPMVYVRAQKKEHGKGKSVEGRLEKGSRVIVIEDLISTGKSSVQVVKNLREEGAEVVGVFSIFSYQFKKADDNFKSVGLSYQSLENIESLLQHAVEKNYLSQRDADIINEFRKDPENWYSTYFKGE
- a CDS encoding mechanosensitive ion channel family protein — translated: MDFAKLYNSVSLWLQANWGVILKYLIFLIVGFYLSAKVSKVVASIMKKRNVDPAVINLVRKLVYYTLIFVVLLSVLTGLGFNINSLLALIGAVGLGIGLALKDSLSQIASGIQLVIFRPFTIGDFIDLGSASGIVQDIGFFYTTLKTLDNKVITVPNNVITTSSIVNFTKEKIRRVDATFGIGYSDDIKKAKKIMLDVASKNEKILKEPKTEVFVIELGDSSVNLELRAWVDPADYWDVYFYLLENVKIEFDKNGISIPFPQMDVHLDGGLSK
- a CDS encoding chloride channel protein, which gives rise to MKGIIARFSNKQILLIILSVIVGVCAGLGAVGVRQLIRFITTLSFSGYENFLEVLHTIPTYRKILAPAIGGLIVGPIIYFFAKEAKGHGVPEVMLAMLMKDGKIRPRVAFVKAIASAISIGSGGSVGREGPIVQIGASLGSTVGQYFNLDRRDIQTLVACGAAGGIAAAFNAPIAGALFSVEIILGDFGVAALSPIIISSVISTIVARHFEGNLVAFVVPPYSLNTPFELLPYTFLGIVAGLIAVSFIVTLYYLEDWFEKSPIPEYVQPMIGGFIVGLIGVYFPYIYGVGYESINGALHNQWPLYILLLMIPMKIIATSITLGSGGSGGVFAPSLFLGAATGGAVGVITHSLFPQAASAGAYALVGMGAVVAATTQAPITAIIIIFELTQNYMVIAPLMFTCIISTLIATAIKKESIYTLKLKLKGIELVEGREESILKQVKIDSVIKEGVFFYINHNLKYIIDTVLSTNQSVFPVLSPSNKLVGILTLNNIKSVFYEKEALAELVIAEDIAEDPVYLTEDSNLQDAMDIEGRHSIEEIPVVKDSESMEYRGIVFVHDIINLYNFEIKKRELALAVITRKKYKDVTKGLNLGEGMRLMELKVPDSFVNRSLKDLAIRNNYNLEVLIIKRGKNTFIPNAETVLHEGDNFVVVGKYEDIRKLRQKEGV
- a CDS encoding sigma-54-dependent transcriptional regulator — encoded protein: MAERVLIIDDEKDIVESIANILALEGYSVLKATRGYDGLKIALNDNPDVVLLDIKMPVMDGLEVLEKLIENDFTNPVIIISGHGDIKTAVEAVQKGAFDFLEKPLGAEQILIAVKNAIQSIKKTDNLENNNNFFLIGESEAFRKVLAIAERVAKTSAPVLITGETGTGKEMIARYIHEKSGRKGNFVEVNCAAIPEELIESELFGHVKGSFTGAIDDKEGKFVAAHNGTLFLDEIGDMSFKTQAKVLRALQEKIIYAIGSNNPVPVNVRVISATNKDLKKEIEKGNFREDLFYRINVIEIEMPPLRERKDDIPLLAEHFAGIVAKENRLDNVVFEKDALEYLKSFEYRGNIRELKNKIEKIVILCQKPVINKDDVEKVLTGSISLDNLPLSEAKKVPELKQPNLLKAKTLKEVREMAEKYFIIEKLKENNFNISKTAEVIGVPRSNMYKKIEQYKINVKELEDYYGKG